From the Huiozyma naganishii CBS 8797 chromosome 2, complete genome genome, one window contains:
- the TOK1 gene encoding Tok1p (similar to Saccharomyces cerevisiae TOK1 (YJL093C); ancestral locus Anc_1.273): MAKNLEHQNSQVMRALRASLKFRNNRVSIINSDPSSRAFVFWFMISCYFPLIAACLGPIANTISIACVVDKWREWGVSRNKNGDITANQVRDPTDVFVLNIISLVIGFVSNVVLLFHFARKLSYLKSQLINITGWTAAGVLLLVDVIVCGTRDVKPRYQKTIGFWYACFTSGLYLGCALVLSIHYIGYVLKKYPATFNLLPNERSIMVFTVMFSLWLIWGAAMFSGLLGISFGNALYFCTVSLLTIGLGDILADNVSSKIMILVFSISGVIILGLIVYMTRSIIQKSSGPVWYFHRLERKRSKIWKKVCAGELKLTDEESFDLMTKVKRVSKIRENIFSVTTTILIFSCFWLLGACVFHFCEGWSYFNCIYFCFLCLLTIGYGSDYAPETGAGRAFFVLWSIGAVPLMGAILSTVGDLLFDMSDSIDVKLGEKFDSTVKSIVINGKGAITSLNFTRGTLVDTEAENQTGIEDKPLTESQRKKVENLDIVKEYNSSLEDNDESDRSFSVIPSLDGFSEYDLTLERMASNQSVELNKLKELRLLLKSLSRLHKISVEDKNFKLNYKQWKNLHSLHTHEEELEGYEKTNFWVSDLSPLKYPLNEAHFAFLRLSEAVDKLVSSLIEKDEAKVDSLRPVMSNLLSRHGSIVSRTKSNGSTHFVGDNDRARYNSVSVAKSHDDVNARLRSDNIRSRKATGTVQLQTDRESGDTRENYGGSTPSILSSNVSSKLVDPSPGHSNDGDTRSYLTDVADSESDNEANPAAGHFDVKTI; the protein is encoded by the coding sequence ATGGCGAAGAATCTAGAGCATCAAAACAGTCAGGTGATGAGGGCTCTGCGAGCTTCACTGAAATTTAGAAACAACAGAGTTTCTATCATCAATTCAGATCCATCCAGCAGGGCATTTGTCTTTTGGTTTATGATTTCATGTTATTTCCCGCTGATTGCTGCATGTTTGGGTCCGATTGCCAATACCATATCCATTGCATGCGTCGTTGACAAATGGCGTGAATGGGGGGTCTCCCGGAACAAGAACGGCGATATAACAGCAAACCAAGTTAGGGACCCGACTGATGTGTTTGTGCTAAATATTATTTCCCTGGTGATTGGTTTTGTATCGAACGTTGTTCTACTATTCCATTTTGCTCGGAAACTGAGCTACTTGAAATCCCAACTCATTAATATTACTGGATGGACCGCGGCCGGGGTACTTCTATTGGTAGACGTTATCGTATGTGGTACTAGAGATGTGAAACCAAGGTATCAGAAGACTATTGGGTTTTGGTACGCCTGTTTCACATCCGGACTGTATCTGGGTTGTGCGCTGGTGCTATCAATACACTACATTGGATATGtgttgaaaaaatatcCGGCTACTTTCAACTTACTCCCCAACGAACGGTCGATCATGGTGTTTACTGTTATGTTTTCTCTCTGGCTGATATGGGGGGCGGCTATGTTTTCCGGTCTGTTGGGAATTTCGTTTGGTAATGCGCTATATTTTTGTACCGTGTCACTTCTGACAATTGGATTAGGTGATATCTTGGCAGATAACGTGTCGTCAAAGATAATGATTTTGGTATTTTCGATATCGGGTGTCATTATCCTTGGTTTGATCGTTTACATGACTAGATCCATTATTCAAAAATCGTCAGGGCCCGTATGGTACTTTCATAGATtagaaaggaaaagatcGAAAATATGGAAAAAAGTATGTGCAGGTGAGTTGAAACTTACTGACGAGGAAAGTTTTGATTTGATGACAAAAGTTAAAAGGGTATCAAAGATCAGagaaaacattttttccGTCACAACAACTATTTTGATCTTCTCATGTTTCTGGTTGTTGGGTGCCTGTGTCTTTCATTTTTGTGAAGGATGGTCATACTTTAATTGCATATACTTTTGCTTTCTGTGTTTGTTAACTATCGGATATGGTAGCGATTATGCCCCAGAGACTGGGGCGGGGAGAGCATTTTTCGTGTTGTGGTCCATCGGTGCTGTTCCCTTAATGGGTGCCATTCTTTCTACCGTTGGTGATCTGTTGTTTGACATGTCTGATAGCATTGACGTGAAGTTgggtgaaaaatttgataGTACTGTAAAATCAATAGTCATCAACGGTAAAGGTGCCAtcacctctttgaacttcaCGCGAGGTACTTTGGTGGACACAGAAGCTGAAAATCAGACTGGCATTGAAGATAAACCTTTAACGGAAAGTCAGAGAAAGAAAGTAGAAAACCTGGACATCGTGAAGGAATACAATAGTTCTTTGGAGGATAACGACGAATCCGACAGAAGCTTTAGCGTTATACCGTCCCTGGATGGGTTTTCAGAGTATGATCTTACTCTGGAAAGAATGGCGTCTAATCAATCGGTAGAGTTAAACAAGCTCAAGGAGTTGAGACTACTTTTGAAGTCACTTTCCAGACTCCATAAGATATCGGTGGAGgacaaaaatttcaaactCAATTACAAGCAATGGAAGAATTTGCACTCATTACACACCCATGAAGAAGAACTAGAAGGTTATGAAAAAACCAATTTTTGGGTCTCCGACCTGTCTCCTTTGAAGTATCCACTAAACGAGGCCCATTTTGCATTTTTGAGATTGTCTGAGGCGGTTGACAAACTTGTTTCTAGCCTAATTGAGAAGGACGAAGCCAAAGTAGACAGCTTACGTCCAGTGATGTCTAATTTATTATCGAGACATGGCAGTATAGTCAGCCGCACCAAGTCGAATGGCAGCACTCATTTTGTTGGCGATAACGACAGAGCACGCTACAACAGTGTAAGTGTTGCAAAATCGCATGACGATGTAAACGCTAGGTTAAGAAGTGATAATATACGGAGTAGAAAGGCTACTGGAACAGTCCAGCTCCAAACCGACAGGGAGTCGGGTGACACTCGCGAGAATTATGGCGGTTCCACACCAAGCATCCTCAGTAGTAATGTAAGCTCGAAGCTTGTCGACCCGTCCCCTGGTCATTCCAACGATGGTGATACAAGAAGTTACCTCACCGATGTGGCTGATTCGGAGAGTGATAACGAAGCGAACCCGGCAGCCGGACATTTTGATGTAAAAACCATATAG